A stretch of Methanobrevibacter sp. YE315 DNA encodes these proteins:
- a CDS encoding ketopantoate reductase family protein has protein sequence MNILLIGAGGVGLGIASSVISQGAEVSIYATGETAKAIKKNGIRRTGLFTHYSFENVPVFESYADIPKDYFDYIFIASKTTANAEIAKNLNENRLIFKQDTKIIIFQNGFGNDDYYLKYFPKEQVFVARVITGFTRPERHISEVTVYTEPILLGSLQKEDPEQLTEIAEMITASGINCEVTDEIDKYLWAKMLYNCSLNPLGAILDVTYGKLTENDYTIEIMNRIIDEIFDVIKASGYETLWDSPDDYRKLFYSKLVPDTYNHYSSTHQDIQRKIKTEIDSLNGKVIELGEKNSIDVSTNKIIYNLIKAIENEF, from the coding sequence ATGAACATTTTACTTATAGGGGCAGGCGGAGTTGGATTAGGAATAGCAAGTTCAGTAATTTCACAGGGAGCAGAAGTATCGATTTATGCAACCGGTGAAACTGCAAAAGCCATTAAAAAGAATGGAATCAGAAGAACAGGACTATTTACACATTATTCATTCGAAAATGTCCCGGTTTTTGAAAGTTATGCTGACATTCCAAAAGATTACTTTGACTATATATTCATTGCAAGCAAAACAACGGCAAATGCGGAAATTGCCAAAAATCTAAATGAAAACAGATTAATTTTCAAACAAGACACAAAGATAATCATTTTCCAGAATGGATTTGGAAACGATGACTACTATCTGAAATATTTCCCAAAAGAACAGGTATTCGTTGCACGGGTAATCACAGGTTTTACAAGACCTGAAAGACATATCAGTGAAGTTACAGTATATACAGAACCTATTTTGCTTGGATCACTTCAAAAGGAAGACCCTGAACAACTGACCGAAATAGCTGAAATGATTACCGCATCCGGAATAAACTGTGAAGTCACAGATGAGATTGATAAATACCTATGGGCAAAAATGCTTTACAACTGTTCATTAAATCCCCTTGGGGCAATTCTGGACGTCACATATGGAAAGCTCACCGAAAATGACTACACAATCGAAATCATGAACCGGATTATCGATGAGATATTTGATGTCATTAAGGCATCCGGATATGAAACATTATGGGACAGTCCGGATGATTACAGGAAGTTATTCTATTCAAAACTGGTTCCAGATACTTATAATCATTATTCATCAACCCATCAGGATATTCAAAGGAAAATAAAAACAGAAATCGATTCCCTAAATGGCAAAGTTATTGAGCTTGGCGAGAAAAACAGTATTGATGTGAGTACAAACAAAATAATCTATAACCTAATAAAAGCTATTGAAAATGAATTCTAA